In a single window of the Micrococcaceae bacterium Sec5.7 genome:
- the argC gene encoding N-acetyl-gamma-glutamyl-phosphate reductase: MTISVAVSGASGYAGGEVLRLLAGHPDVTIGAVTAHSNAGSRLGELQPHLHGLASRILEDTTVENLAGHDVVFLALPHGASAEIAAGLPEGTLVIDAGADHRLQDPAAWEKFYGSAHAGTWPYGLPELPGQREVLRGATRIAVPGCYPTSALLALTPGFAKNLLLTDDVVIVSASGTSGAGKAAKVNLIGSEVMGSMSPYGVGGGHRHTPEIEQGLSNAAGEPVTVSFTPTLAPMSRGILTTATAKARPQAGRSVTADELRRAWADAYDDEPFVHLLPEGQWPSTKSVQGSNHVVMQLAFDEHAGRVIVTCAIDNLTKGTAGGAVQSMNIALGLAETAGLNLQGVAP, encoded by the coding sequence ATGACTATTTCTGTTGCTGTTTCCGGCGCCAGCGGCTACGCCGGCGGAGAAGTGCTGCGCCTGCTGGCCGGCCACCCGGACGTAACGATCGGTGCCGTCACGGCCCACAGCAACGCCGGATCCCGGCTGGGGGAGCTGCAGCCGCATCTGCACGGCCTCGCCAGCAGAATCCTCGAAGACACCACGGTGGAGAACCTCGCCGGTCACGACGTGGTGTTTCTTGCTCTGCCGCACGGAGCCTCCGCCGAAATTGCCGCCGGGCTTCCCGAAGGTACCCTGGTGATCGACGCCGGTGCGGATCACCGGCTGCAGGATCCCGCCGCCTGGGAGAAGTTTTACGGTTCGGCGCATGCCGGGACATGGCCCTACGGGCTTCCGGAGCTCCCGGGCCAGCGGGAAGTGCTGAGAGGCGCAACCCGGATCGCGGTGCCGGGCTGCTACCCGACGTCGGCCCTGCTGGCTTTGACACCGGGGTTCGCCAAGAATCTGCTCCTGACTGACGACGTCGTTATTGTGTCTGCCTCCGGTACCTCAGGTGCCGGCAAGGCAGCAAAGGTCAACCTGATCGGCTCCGAAGTCATGGGTTCCATGAGCCCCTACGGCGTGGGCGGCGGCCACCGCCACACGCCGGAGATCGAACAGGGCCTGTCCAACGCCGCGGGCGAGCCCGTCACGGTCTCCTTCACACCCACCCTTGCACCGATGAGCCGCGGCATCCTCACGACGGCCACTGCCAAGGCGCGGCCGCAGGCAGGACGCAGTGTCACCGCGGACGAACTTCGCCGGGCATGGGCTGACGCCTACGACGACGAGCCTTTCGTCCATCTCCTCCCGGAAGGGCAATGGCCGTCCACCAAATCGGTCCAGGGCTCCAACCATGTGGTGATGCAGCTGGCGTTTGACGAGCACGCGGGCCGAGTCATCGTCACGTGCGCCATCGACAACCTCACCAAGGGGACGGCCGGCGGCGCCGTGCAGTCCATGAATATTGCGCTCGGCCTGGCGGAAACCGCCGGCCTCAACCTGCAGGGAGTTGCCCCGTGA
- a CDS encoding acyl-CoA desaturase: protein MAPTSTSERPKTRVRQPNAVVLSYSELLKTVRAAGLLERRRRFYISVFSCLVVLMTATWFGFALIGESWFQLLIAAALGILCTQLCFLAHEAGHRQIFASRRANDWSARILATSVAGISYSWWEQKHGAHHNHPNVISKDPDIATGALAFHTEAAAGRQGRFSFLTRKQGWFFFPLLFLLGFSLQMDSIKFIVRRAKVTHRWVEIPILALRLTALPFLAFWFLPLGMAFAFIGVQLAVFGFYMGASFAPNHKGMPVLPADSRVDFFSRQVLTSRNISGGRFMDILLGGLNRQAEHHLFPDMARPQLHRAAAIVRQYCDKHGIPYTETTLLQSYGIIVRYLNEVGLAAGRRFECPMAAVSGRY, encoded by the coding sequence ATGGCCCCCACTTCCACCTCTGAGCGCCCGAAGACGCGCGTCCGGCAGCCAAATGCCGTGGTCCTCAGTTATTCCGAACTTCTCAAGACGGTCCGCGCGGCGGGTCTGCTGGAACGCCGGCGTCGTTTTTACATCAGCGTCTTTTCGTGCCTCGTTGTCCTGATGACGGCCACCTGGTTCGGTTTCGCCCTGATTGGCGAGAGCTGGTTCCAGCTGCTGATCGCGGCCGCCCTGGGCATTCTTTGTACCCAGCTGTGCTTCCTGGCCCACGAGGCCGGACACCGCCAGATCTTTGCTTCCCGTCGCGCCAATGACTGGTCGGCGCGGATACTCGCCACCTCGGTAGCGGGAATCAGCTACTCGTGGTGGGAGCAGAAGCACGGGGCGCACCACAATCACCCGAACGTCATTTCCAAGGATCCGGACATCGCAACGGGCGCCCTGGCGTTTCACACTGAAGCGGCCGCGGGCCGTCAGGGGCGCTTCTCCTTCCTCACACGCAAGCAGGGCTGGTTCTTCTTCCCGCTCCTGTTTCTCCTGGGCTTCAGCCTGCAAATGGATTCCATCAAGTTCATCGTCCGGCGCGCCAAGGTGACCCACCGCTGGGTGGAGATCCCCATCCTGGCCCTCCGCCTGACCGCATTGCCTTTCCTCGCCTTCTGGTTCCTCCCGCTCGGTATGGCATTCGCCTTCATCGGCGTCCAGCTCGCCGTCTTCGGTTTCTACATGGGCGCTTCCTTCGCGCCGAACCACAAGGGCATGCCGGTACTCCCAGCCGATAGCCGGGTGGATTTCTTCAGCCGCCAGGTGCTGACGTCGCGGAACATCTCCGGTGGCCGTTTTATGGACATCCTCCTCGGCGGACTCAACCGTCAGGCGGAGCACCACCTCTTCCCCGACATGGCCCGCCCGCAGCTCCACCGTGCGGCAGCGATTGTCCGCCAATACTGCGACAAGCACGGTATTCCCTACACGGAAACCACACTGCTGCAGTCGTACGGCATCATTGTCCGTTACCTGAACGAGGTAGGTCTCGCCGCCGGGCGACGCTTTGAGTGCCCCATGGCTGCCGTTTCGGGCCGCTACTAG
- a CDS encoding acetylornithine transaminase — protein MSPIEKSPVTALVEAQGHGTGADWLARYASSLMGVFGTPQRVLVRGAGCLVWDADGKEYLDLLGGIAVNALGHAHPFVTSVISSQLATLGHVSNFFTSPTQIALAEKLLSLTKAPAGSKVFFTNSGTEANEAAFKLARRNSAAPGNAPRTKIIALEGAFHGRTMGALALTAKEAYRAPFAPLPGGVVHIPFGDVEALRGAVDETVAAVFLEPIQGEAGVRPLPAGYLAAARDATSRAGALLILDEVQTGIGRTGKWLASEDAGIVPDAVTLAKGLGGGFPVGALITFGGWPSSLLSAGQHGTTFGGNPVATAAALATLHAIESQGVLQNVELVGEYLRSALAGVDGVTEIRGEGLLIGFDLDADVAPAAVTAALDAGFIINSPGPRTIRLAPPLILTVEQADRFMAALPAILQTARDAQ, from the coding sequence ATGAGCCCGATAGAGAAGTCCCCTGTGACCGCACTGGTCGAGGCCCAGGGCCACGGTACCGGGGCGGACTGGCTTGCCCGCTATGCGTCTTCATTGATGGGGGTCTTCGGCACACCGCAGCGGGTGCTGGTGCGCGGCGCCGGCTGCCTCGTATGGGACGCCGACGGCAAGGAATACCTGGATCTGCTCGGCGGCATTGCCGTCAACGCGCTGGGGCACGCCCACCCGTTTGTGACCTCAGTGATTTCCAGCCAGCTGGCCACGTTGGGGCACGTCTCCAATTTCTTCACGAGTCCCACCCAGATTGCCCTCGCCGAGAAACTCCTGTCCCTCACAAAAGCGCCGGCCGGTTCCAAGGTGTTTTTCACCAATTCGGGCACCGAAGCCAACGAGGCGGCCTTCAAGCTGGCCCGGCGGAATTCAGCGGCCCCGGGCAATGCCCCGCGGACCAAAATCATCGCACTGGAGGGTGCCTTCCACGGGCGCACCATGGGAGCGCTGGCGCTGACGGCCAAGGAGGCCTACCGCGCACCCTTTGCGCCGCTGCCAGGAGGTGTTGTCCACATCCCGTTCGGCGACGTCGAAGCACTCCGCGGCGCTGTTGATGAAACCGTGGCCGCCGTTTTCCTGGAACCCATCCAGGGCGAAGCAGGCGTCCGGCCGCTGCCGGCCGGGTATCTGGCTGCGGCCCGCGACGCCACGTCCAGGGCCGGCGCACTGCTGATCCTGGACGAAGTCCAGACCGGCATCGGCCGCACCGGAAAGTGGCTGGCCAGTGAGGACGCCGGCATCGTCCCGGACGCAGTCACCCTGGCCAAGGGGCTGGGAGGCGGGTTCCCGGTGGGTGCCCTGATTACCTTTGGCGGGTGGCCGTCGTCGCTGCTCTCCGCAGGCCAGCATGGCACCACCTTTGGCGGAAACCCGGTAGCCACAGCTGCCGCGCTGGCGACGCTCCACGCCATCGAGAGCCAGGGCGTACTGCAGAATGTTGAACTCGTGGGTGAGTACCTGCGTTCGGCCCTGGCCGGCGTCGACGGTGTCACAGAGATCCGTGGCGAGGGCCTGCTGATCGGCTTCGACCTCGATGCTGACGTGGCACCTGCAGCCGTTACCGCCGCGCTGGACGCAGGCTTTATCATCAACAGCCCGGGCCCGCGCACCATCCGGCTGGCACCTCCGCTCATTCTCACGGTTGAACAGGCGGACCGTTTCATGGCCGCCCTGCCGGCCATCCTCCAGACCGCAAGGGACGCGCAGTGA
- the argJ gene encoding bifunctional glutamate N-acetyltransferase/amino-acid acetyltransferase ArgJ codes for MTITAPKGFRAAGVRAGLKTSGNPDLALVVNDGPSKAAAAVFTSNRVAAAPVHWSRQVVSDGRVDAVVLNSGGANACTGPQGFQNTHTTAEKVAEVLGISAADVFVCSTGLIGEQLPMDRIVPGIDAASAALSEDGGADAAHAIMTTDSVPKQAVFTGQDADGRAFTIGGIAKGAGMLAPGLATMLVVLTTDAGVEAELLDVVLRDAARVTFDRADSDGCMSTNDTVVLLASGASGAFPSAEVFGAGLTEVCAELARKLIGDAEGSSHDIAIRTFNAASEQDAEIVSRAVARSNLFKAAIFGKDPNWGRVLSAVGTTDAAFDPDALNVSMNGIQICQNGSIGQDRNLVDLEPREVLVEIDLQAGESEATIWTNDLTHDYVHENSAYSS; via the coding sequence GTGACCATTACCGCACCCAAGGGATTCCGCGCCGCCGGTGTGAGGGCCGGCCTCAAAACCTCTGGAAATCCGGACCTCGCGCTGGTAGTCAACGACGGTCCGTCCAAGGCCGCTGCCGCCGTCTTTACCTCCAACCGTGTTGCCGCCGCGCCGGTGCACTGGTCCCGCCAGGTTGTTTCGGATGGCCGCGTTGACGCTGTGGTGCTGAACTCCGGCGGTGCGAATGCCTGCACCGGTCCGCAGGGATTCCAGAACACCCACACCACCGCGGAGAAGGTGGCCGAAGTGCTCGGCATTTCGGCCGCCGATGTGTTTGTCTGCTCCACCGGCCTGATCGGCGAGCAGCTTCCCATGGACAGGATTGTTCCCGGCATAGACGCCGCGTCCGCTGCCCTCAGTGAAGACGGCGGCGCGGATGCAGCGCATGCGATCATGACCACCGACTCCGTGCCCAAGCAGGCGGTATTCACCGGCCAGGACGCTGACGGCCGGGCATTCACCATCGGCGGCATCGCCAAGGGTGCCGGCATGCTGGCACCCGGGCTCGCCACCATGCTGGTGGTCCTCACCACGGACGCCGGCGTCGAGGCGGAACTGCTCGACGTCGTCCTCCGGGACGCCGCCCGCGTCACCTTTGACCGGGCGGACTCGGATGGCTGCATGTCCACCAACGACACCGTGGTTCTGCTGGCATCCGGCGCCTCGGGGGCCTTTCCCTCGGCCGAGGTGTTCGGTGCGGGACTGACCGAGGTCTGCGCCGAGCTGGCCCGCAAACTCATCGGCGACGCCGAGGGGTCCAGCCACGACATCGCCATCCGGACTTTTAATGCCGCCAGTGAACAGGACGCGGAGATCGTCAGCCGCGCCGTTGCACGCTCAAACCTCTTCAAAGCCGCCATTTTCGGGAAGGACCCCAACTGGGGCCGTGTGCTGTCGGCGGTAGGCACCACGGACGCCGCTTTTGATCCGGACGCGCTGAACGTTTCAATGAACGGCATCCAGATCTGCCAGAACGGCAGCATCGGCCAGGACCGGAATCTGGTGGACCTTGAACCCCGCGAAGTACTGGTGGAGATCGACCTCCAGGCAGGGGAGTCGGAGGCCACCATCTGGACCAATGACCTTACCCACGATTACGTCCACGAAAACAGCGCCTACTCGAGCTGA
- a CDS encoding quinone oxidoreductase, with protein MMHAIVARQQGGPEVLEIAEVDRPVPGPGQLLVKVAAAGVNFIDTYQRSGIYNVPFPFTPGSEAAGTVEELGNGVDGISVGSRVATAEGSRCYAGYALLDAEKALPVPDGVDDFTAAAIPLQGITAHYLINSSFRVEPGHTVLTHAGAGGVGLLLIQLLKSRGARVITTVSSDEKEALAREAGADDVLRYEGFAQSVRELTRGTGVDVVYDGVGKDTFDGSLSSLRTRGTLVLFGAASGPVPPFDPQRLNSGGSLSITRPTMRHFLLNAQERRWRSAEIFGAAADGSLKVRIGASYPLGEAAQAHRDLEQRLTTGKVLLVP; from the coding sequence ATGATGCACGCAATCGTCGCCCGGCAACAGGGCGGCCCCGAAGTCCTGGAGATTGCCGAGGTTGACCGTCCGGTCCCCGGCCCCGGCCAGCTGCTGGTCAAGGTGGCCGCCGCCGGCGTCAACTTCATTGATACCTATCAGCGCAGCGGCATATACAACGTTCCGTTCCCGTTCACGCCCGGCTCCGAAGCAGCCGGCACCGTTGAGGAACTGGGCAACGGCGTCGACGGGATTTCCGTGGGCAGCCGCGTCGCCACCGCTGAGGGGTCCCGCTGCTACGCGGGATATGCGCTGCTGGACGCCGAGAAGGCGCTGCCCGTACCTGACGGCGTCGACGACTTCACCGCCGCGGCCATCCCGTTGCAGGGAATAACGGCCCACTACCTCATCAATTCCTCCTTCCGGGTGGAACCCGGACACACCGTGCTGACGCACGCAGGTGCCGGCGGCGTTGGACTCCTGCTGATCCAGCTGCTCAAGTCCCGCGGCGCCCGCGTCATCACCACGGTCTCCTCGGATGAGAAGGAAGCACTGGCCCGGGAGGCCGGAGCCGACGACGTGCTGCGGTACGAAGGATTCGCGCAATCGGTCCGGGAGCTCACCCGCGGCACCGGTGTGGACGTGGTGTACGACGGCGTGGGGAAAGACACCTTCGACGGCTCGCTTTCCAGCCTCCGCACCCGCGGGACACTGGTCCTTTTCGGAGCAGCATCCGGACCCGTCCCGCCGTTCGATCCGCAGCGGCTTAACTCAGGCGGGTCGCTGAGCATCACCAGGCCGACAATGCGCCACTTCCTGCTCAACGCGCAGGAACGCCGCTGGCGGTCCGCTGAAATCTTCGGTGCGGCAGCTGACGGGAGCCTGAAAGTCCGGATCGGAGCCAGCTATCCGCTGGGGGAGGCCGCGCAGGCTCACAGGGACTTGGAACAACGGCTCACCACCGGAAAAGTACTGCTGGTTCCTTAA
- a CDS encoding Pls/PosA family non-ribosomal peptide synthetase, with protein MFPAQLPGAVAAPPERTLVDILQDTAAGFPDASALDDGRQSLSYAQLMTAVRAAARDLHLAGLGAGDKIGVRIPSGTNELYVAILAILLIGAAYVPVDADDPDERAKLVFGEARVAAILRANGVVVTGSKRPRPFAAPRTAQPDDDSWVIFTSGSTGTPKGVAVQHRSSAAFVDAEARIFLQDEPIGPQDRVLAGLSVAFDASCEEMWLAWRHGACLVPAPRALVRTGMDLGPWLISHGITVVSTVPTLAALWPAEALENVRLLIFGGEACPPELAERLAVDGREVWNTYGPTEATVVACAAPLGGPGPVRIGLPLDGWDLAVVGPDGLPVGEGELGELIIGGVGLARYLDPQKDAEKYAPMPSLGWDRAYRSGDLVRYEAAGLVFMGRADEQVKLGGRRIELGEIDAALQSLPDVAGAAAAVRTTAAGNQILVGYLAPAGDIEINLAAARELLGVSLPAPLIPLLTIVDALPTKTSGKVDRHALPWPLAGSGAADADSAPLNLPDDARWIVEQWSAVLGSNAPNLDADFFAHGGGSLAAAQLVSALRVRYATITVADIYATPRIGALIDTARQSLPDGVATGPAPVRSVRPTALKSQVFQTLMGIPLHILVGMRWLTYLMTANNLLFFLAGFGAAPTVSWWWVAASWLVFVSPLGRMGISIAAARTLLRNVGPGTYPRSGKIHLRLWLAEQIQDLSGAISLASAPWVPYYARALGAKIGSNVHLHSLPPVTGLLSLGSGSNIEPEVDLSGWWIDGDFVHIGAVHVGAGATVGTRSILMPGASIGAGGQVEPGSAVLGKVKAGQWVAGSPAERRGKAKHDWPETPASSTLVGRLWFVAFAAASSVLALIPYVSAAAAALVVFLLIRGHESLSAALPQLIVSMPVAALAWFLINLLLILGTTRLLGVGLKEGYYRVRSRIGWQVWATERVLDLARDLLFPIYASLFTPVWLRLLGAKIGRNVEASTVLLVPKMTTVGEGAFLADDTMVASYELGGGWIKIAPAKIGKRSFLGNSGMIAAGRNVPKNSLVAVLSATPAKAKSGTSWLGSPPVRLRRTAVASDNTLTFQPPRKLKIARALWELCRFVPVVLTVTLAAGVMLAYDWLATAFSYGAAAVLGGLVVLLAGGLAAASAVAAKWLLVGRIKAGEHPLWSSFIWRNEVVDTFIEMVSAPWFARSATGTPALVWWLRALGARIGRGTWCESYWLPEADLVTLGESSTVNRGCVIQTHLFHDRIMSLDTVTLEDGATMGPHGVILPRATIGNGGTVGPASLVMRGETVPAATYWMGNPVSPWTGPAVPAPRLK; from the coding sequence GTGTTTCCAGCCCAACTGCCGGGGGCCGTTGCCGCACCTCCGGAGCGGACCCTTGTGGATATCCTGCAGGACACGGCAGCCGGTTTTCCCGATGCGTCTGCCCTGGACGATGGCCGCCAGTCCCTGAGCTATGCACAACTGATGACCGCAGTGCGTGCTGCTGCCCGCGATCTCCACCTTGCCGGCCTTGGCGCCGGCGACAAGATCGGTGTGCGCATCCCCTCGGGCACCAATGAGCTCTACGTCGCGATCCTGGCCATTCTGCTGATCGGAGCCGCCTATGTTCCGGTGGACGCGGACGATCCCGACGAACGGGCCAAGCTGGTTTTCGGCGAGGCCAGGGTGGCTGCCATCCTGCGGGCAAACGGGGTAGTTGTCACGGGCAGCAAGCGGCCCAGACCCTTCGCTGCGCCGCGGACGGCTCAGCCGGACGATGATTCCTGGGTGATTTTCACGTCCGGGTCCACGGGAACCCCCAAGGGGGTGGCCGTACAGCACCGTTCGTCCGCCGCGTTCGTGGACGCCGAGGCCAGGATCTTCCTGCAGGACGAGCCAATCGGACCGCAGGACCGCGTGCTCGCAGGGTTGTCGGTGGCATTCGATGCCTCCTGTGAAGAGATGTGGCTTGCCTGGCGGCATGGCGCCTGCTTGGTCCCAGCTCCCCGTGCCTTGGTACGGACGGGCATGGACCTTGGCCCTTGGCTCATCAGTCATGGCATCACCGTGGTGTCCACCGTGCCCACTCTTGCCGCACTCTGGCCTGCCGAGGCGCTTGAGAATGTCCGTCTCCTCATCTTCGGGGGCGAGGCGTGCCCGCCTGAATTGGCCGAACGTCTTGCCGTCGACGGCCGCGAAGTCTGGAACACCTATGGGCCCACCGAGGCCACGGTGGTGGCTTGTGCAGCACCGCTGGGTGGACCCGGACCCGTCCGGATCGGCCTTCCACTGGACGGTTGGGATCTTGCCGTGGTCGGCCCCGACGGATTACCGGTGGGAGAAGGGGAACTCGGCGAGCTCATCATCGGCGGTGTGGGCTTGGCGCGTTACCTGGACCCGCAGAAAGACGCCGAAAAATATGCACCCATGCCGTCGCTTGGCTGGGACCGTGCCTACCGTTCCGGCGACCTGGTCCGCTATGAAGCCGCCGGACTCGTTTTTATGGGCCGTGCCGACGAACAGGTTAAACTGGGCGGACGCAGAATCGAACTCGGCGAAATCGACGCCGCTCTGCAGTCCCTGCCGGACGTCGCCGGTGCGGCGGCAGCGGTACGTACGACGGCGGCCGGGAACCAGATCCTGGTGGGGTACCTGGCGCCCGCAGGAGATATTGAGATCAATCTGGCCGCCGCGCGGGAACTGCTGGGGGTAAGCCTGCCGGCACCACTTATTCCCCTGCTGACCATTGTTGATGCCTTGCCCACCAAAACCAGCGGCAAAGTGGACCGGCATGCACTGCCGTGGCCCCTGGCAGGCTCCGGAGCCGCCGATGCCGACTCCGCACCGCTGAATTTGCCGGACGATGCACGCTGGATCGTGGAGCAATGGAGCGCGGTACTGGGCAGCAACGCGCCCAACCTGGACGCCGATTTCTTCGCCCACGGCGGCGGTTCGCTCGCTGCGGCACAGCTCGTCTCGGCGCTGCGTGTCCGCTACGCCACCATCACGGTCGCGGACATCTACGCCACGCCACGCATCGGTGCCCTGATTGATACCGCGCGCCAGTCCCTGCCTGATGGCGTGGCCACGGGTCCGGCCCCCGTACGGTCCGTCCGGCCCACGGCACTCAAGTCCCAGGTCTTCCAGACCCTCATGGGCATTCCGCTGCACATCCTGGTGGGAATGCGCTGGCTCACCTACCTGATGACCGCAAATAACCTGTTGTTCTTTTTGGCCGGCTTCGGGGCAGCTCCCACAGTGTCCTGGTGGTGGGTCGCCGCCTCGTGGCTTGTTTTTGTCAGCCCCCTGGGCCGCATGGGTATTTCAATCGCGGCGGCACGCACGCTGCTGCGGAATGTGGGTCCGGGGACGTATCCGCGCTCCGGCAAGATCCATCTGCGTCTCTGGCTGGCCGAGCAGATCCAGGATCTATCCGGCGCGATCAGTCTCGCCAGCGCTCCATGGGTGCCCTACTACGCGAGGGCGCTCGGCGCCAAAATCGGCAGCAACGTCCATCTGCATTCGCTGCCCCCGGTGACGGGATTACTGTCCTTGGGCAGCGGCAGCAACATTGAGCCCGAAGTTGACCTGTCCGGCTGGTGGATCGATGGCGACTTCGTTCACATCGGTGCGGTCCACGTGGGCGCCGGCGCCACGGTGGGCACACGGAGCATATTGATGCCCGGTGCCAGCATCGGGGCAGGCGGACAGGTGGAACCCGGTTCGGCAGTACTCGGCAAGGTCAAGGCCGGCCAATGGGTTGCCGGCTCGCCTGCCGAACGCCGCGGCAAGGCCAAACATGACTGGCCGGAAACACCCGCCAGCAGTACGCTGGTGGGCCGGCTCTGGTTCGTGGCCTTCGCTGCGGCCTCGTCAGTGCTGGCCTTGATCCCCTATGTGTCTGCAGCTGCCGCCGCACTGGTGGTCTTCCTCTTGATCCGGGGACACGAATCCCTGTCCGCGGCGCTCCCGCAGCTGATCGTGTCCATGCCTGTGGCTGCGCTGGCCTGGTTCCTGATCAATCTGCTGCTGATCCTGGGCACGACGCGTCTGCTGGGCGTAGGCCTCAAGGAAGGCTACTACCGCGTGCGGAGCCGGATCGGCTGGCAGGTGTGGGCCACGGAACGGGTCCTTGATCTGGCCCGCGATCTGCTCTTTCCCATCTACGCGAGCCTGTTTACTCCGGTGTGGCTCCGGCTGCTCGGCGCCAAAATCGGCAGGAACGTTGAGGCGTCCACAGTGCTGCTGGTTCCCAAGATGACCACCGTGGGCGAGGGTGCGTTCCTGGCCGACGACACAATGGTGGCCTCCTATGAACTCGGCGGCGGCTGGATAAAGATTGCCCCCGCCAAGATCGGCAAACGTTCTTTCCTGGGAAACTCCGGGATGATCGCGGCCGGAAGGAACGTACCGAAGAATTCACTCGTAGCGGTGCTGTCCGCCACGCCTGCCAAAGCCAAATCGGGGACGTCGTGGCTCGGCAGCCCGCCGGTGAGGCTCCGCCGCACTGCTGTTGCATCGGACAACACGCTGACGTTCCAGCCGCCGCGGAAGCTGAAGATTGCCAGGGCTCTTTGGGAGCTGTGCCGTTTTGTTCCAGTAGTACTTACAGTGACTCTCGCGGCCGGCGTAATGCTGGCCTACGATTGGTTGGCCACAGCCTTCAGCTACGGCGCAGCTGCTGTTCTGGGCGGACTCGTGGTTCTGCTGGCAGGCGGCCTGGCAGCCGCAAGCGCCGTGGCAGCCAAATGGCTGCTGGTGGGTCGGATCAAGGCCGGCGAGCATCCGCTGTGGAGCTCTTTCATCTGGCGGAACGAAGTGGTGGACACCTTCATCGAGATGGTCAGCGCCCCCTGGTTCGCGCGCTCCGCCACCGGCACCCCTGCCCTCGTGTGGTGGCTCCGTGCCCTCGGCGCCAGGATCGGCCGCGGTACCTGGTGCGAAAGCTATTGGCTGCCCGAGGCGGACCTTGTGACCCTCGGCGAAAGCTCCACAGTGAACCGAGGCTGCGTGATCCAGACGCACCTGTTCCACGACCGGATCATGAGCCTGGACACTGTTACGCTCGAGGACGGAGCCACCATGGGTCCTCACGGCGTTATCCTTCCGAGGGCCACCATCGGCAACGGCGGTACTGTTGGACCGGCGTCGCTGGTCATGCGGGGGGAAACCGTACCTGCCGCAACGTACTGGATGGGCAATCCTGTCAGCCCGTGGACGGGACCGGCGGTTCCCGCTCCACGGCTCAAGTAG
- the argB gene encoding acetylglutamate kinase, which translates to MNAQTRENTSMLDAQSKAGTLIEALPWIQRFAGTIMVIKYGGNAMVNDDLRRAFAEDVVFLHHVGIHPVVVHGGGPQINSMLSRLGIESEFKGGLRVTTPEAMDVVRMVLTGQVGRELVGLINSHGPYAVGMSGEDGGLLRAVRTGTVIDGEEVDLGLVGEVVGVNPEGIVDILDAGRIPVISTVAPEIADDGKAAGQNAGRTTGQVLNVNADTAAAALAEALGASKLVILTDVEGLYANWPDPSSLISSLTASELRELLPSLESGMIPKMQACLKAVDGGVERAHIVDGRLPHSMLLETFTTAGIGTQVVPDEEVNA; encoded by the coding sequence ATGAATGCCCAGACACGCGAGAACACCTCCATGCTTGATGCGCAGAGCAAAGCCGGCACCCTGATCGAGGCTCTGCCGTGGATCCAGCGCTTTGCCGGCACCATCATGGTGATCAAGTACGGGGGAAACGCGATGGTCAATGACGACCTCCGGCGTGCGTTTGCCGAGGATGTGGTGTTCCTCCACCACGTGGGAATCCACCCCGTGGTGGTGCACGGCGGCGGTCCGCAGATCAATTCGATGCTCAGCCGGCTGGGCATCGAATCCGAGTTCAAGGGCGGACTCCGCGTCACCACCCCCGAAGCCATGGACGTGGTGCGTATGGTCCTCACCGGCCAGGTGGGGCGTGAACTTGTGGGCCTGATCAACTCGCACGGACCATACGCCGTGGGTATGTCCGGTGAAGACGGCGGCCTGCTGCGCGCCGTACGCACCGGCACGGTTATTGACGGCGAGGAAGTGGATCTGGGCCTGGTGGGTGAAGTGGTGGGCGTTAACCCGGAGGGCATTGTGGACATCCTCGATGCCGGGCGCATCCCGGTGATCTCAACGGTGGCCCCCGAGATTGCCGACGACGGCAAGGCCGCCGGCCAGAACGCAGGCCGGACCACCGGGCAGGTGCTTAACGTCAATGCGGACACTGCAGCGGCTGCCCTGGCGGAAGCCCTGGGAGCATCCAAACTGGTCATTCTCACCGACGTCGAAGGCCTCTACGCCAACTGGCCCGACCCGTCATCGCTGATCTCGTCGCTCACAGCGTCTGAACTGCGGGAACTGCTGCCCTCGCTCGAGTCCGGAATGATCCCCAAAATGCAGGCGTGCCTCAAGGCCGTGGACGGCGGGGTGGAACGCGCCCACATCGTGGACGGCCGCCTGCCGCACTCCATGCTGCTTGAAACATTTACGACGGCGGGCATCGGCACGCAAGTGGTACCAGACGAGGAAGTAAACGCATGA